A single Triticum dicoccoides isolate Atlit2015 ecotype Zavitan chromosome 2A, WEW_v2.0, whole genome shotgun sequence DNA region contains:
- the LOC119354357 gene encoding LRR receptor-like serine/threonine-protein kinase GSO1 produces the protein MTGAGVTARAVRRFSVIPAAWLLLLVLFSRVAAAAGDDGDVLLEVKSAFAEDPEGVLEGWSGDGGGSSDFCSWSGVTCDPAGLRVAGLNLSGAGLAGPVPGALARLDALEVIDLSSNRLTGPIPAALGRLRRLQLLMLYSNQLAGGIPPSLGRLAALQVLRLGDNLGLSGPIPKALGELRNLTVIGLASCNLTGAIPGGLGRLAALTALNLQENSLSGPIPADIGAMPSLQALALAGNQLTGEIPPELGKLSYLQKLNLGNNSLEGAIPPELGALGELLYLNLMNNRLSGRVPRALAALSRVHTIDLSGNMLTGGLPAELGRLPQLNFLVLADNHLSGRLPGNMCSGSNEAEPSTSLEHLLLSTNNFTGEIPDGLSRCRALTQLDLANNSLSGAIPPGLGELGNLTGLLLNNNSLSGELPPEIFNLTELTSLALYHNQLTGQLPDAIGNLKNLQELYLYENQFSGEIPETIGECSSLQMIDFFGNQFNGSIPASIGNLSELIFLHLRQNELSGLIPPELGDCHQLQVLDLADNALSGEIPATFEKLESLQQFMLYNNSLSGAVPDGMFECRNITRVNIAHNRLGGSLLPLCGSASLLSFDATNNSFEGGIPAQLGRSSSLQRVRLGSNALSGPIPPSLGGIAALTLLDVSNNALTGVIPDALSRCTQLSHIVLNHNRLSGPVPAWLGTLPQLGELTLSANEFTGALPVQLTKCSKLLKLSLDGNQINGTVPPEIGRLASLNVLNLAQNQLSGPVPATLARLSNLYELNLSQNHLSGGIPPDIGKMQELQSLLDLSSNNLVGIIPASIGSLSKLEDLNLSHNALVGTVPSQLARMSSLVELDLSSNRLDGRLGDEFSRWPQDAFSGNAALCGSHLRGCGSGRSTMHSASIALVSAAVTLTIVLLVIVLVLMAVRRRGRHSGEVNCTVFSSTQGNTNRQLIIKGSARREFRWDAIMEATANLSDQFAVGSGGSGTVYRAELPTGETVAVKRFVHVDSDMLLQDKSFAREVKILGRVRHRHLVKLLGFVSQSDHGGSMLIYEYMENGSLYEWLHGGAGEGKKRVLSWDARLKVAAGLVQGVEYLHHDCVPRVVHRDIKSSNVLLDGDMEAHLGDFGLAKAIAENRNGGKECTESASLFAGSYGYMAPECAYSLKATEKSDVYSTGIVLMELVTGLLPTDKTFGGDVDLVRWVQSRVDAPSPARDQLFDPALKPLAPREESSMAEVLEMALRCTRPAPGERPTARQISDLLLHVTLDYYRAGEQKR, from the exons ATGACGGGCGCAGGAGTAACGGCGCGGGCCGTGCGGCGGTTCTCCGTAATTCCGGCCGCGTGGCTGCtgctgctggttctgttttcacgcGTGGCGGCGGCCGCGGGTGATGATGGCGACGTGCTGTTGGAGGTGAAGAGCGCGTTCGCGGAAGACCCGGAGGGAGTTTTGGAGGGCTggtccggcgatggcggcggctcgTCGGACTTCTGTTCCTGGTCCGGCGTCACGTGCGACCCTGCGGGGCTCAGGGTGGCCGGCCTCAACCTGTCCGGCGCGGGGCTGGCCGGGCCGGTGCCCGGGGCGCTCGCGCGGCTCGACGCGCTCGAGGTCATCGACCTGTCGTCCAACCGCCTCACGGGCCCCATCCCGGCGGCTCTCGGGCGCCTCAGAAGGCTCCAGCTTCTCATGCTCTACTCCAACCAGCTCGCCGGCGGGATCCCGCCGTCGCTGGGCAGACTCGCCGCGCTCCAGGTGCTGCGCCTCGGCGACAACCTCGGCTTGTCGGGGCCAATCCCCAAAGCGCTCGGGGAGCTCCGGAACCTCACCGTCATCGGGCTCGCGTCGTGCAACCTCACCGGAGCGATACCGGGGGGCCTTGGGAGGCTCGCTGCGCTCACGGCCTTGAACCTGCAAGAGAACTCCTTGTCCGGGCCGATACCAGCGGACATCGGCGCCATGCCAAGCCTCCAGGCGCTTGCTCTCGCTGGGAATCAACTCACCGGCGAGATACCGCCGGAGCTTGGGaagctctcctacctccagaagctCAACCTCGGGAACAATTCATTGGAGGGCGCCATACCGCCGGAGCTCGGAGCTCTGGGCGAGCTCCTctacctcaacctcatgaacaaccgCCTCTCTGGGCGCGTGCCGCGCGCTCTCGCCGCGCTCTCTCGCGTGCACACGATTGACCTGTCCGGTAACATGCTCACTGGCGGGCTCCCCGCCGAGCTCGGCCGGCTGCCGCAGCTCAACTTCCTTGTGCTCGCCGACAACCACCTCAGCGGCCGCCTTCCGGGCAACATGTGCAGCGGCAGCAATGAAGCAGAGCCATCCACTAGCCTCGAGCACCTCCTGCTctccaccaacaacttcaccggggAGATACCGGACGGGCTGTCGCGGTGCCGTGCGCTGACGCAGCTCGACCTGGCGAACAACAGCCTCTCTGGCGCCATCCCGccgggcctcggcgagctcgggaacCTGACGGGTCTGCTGCTCAATAACAACAGCCTCTCAGGCGAGCTGCCGCCGGAGATCTTTAACCTCACTGAGCTCACTAGCCTTGCATTGTACCACAATCAGCTCACTGGCCAGCTGCCGGACGCCATCGGCAATCTCAAGAACCTCCAGGAACTGTACTTGTACGAGAACCAGTTCTCCGGCGAGATACCGGAGACCATCGGGGAGTGCTCGAGCTTGCAGATGATCGACTTCTTTGGGAACCAGTTCAACGGGAGCATACCGGCGTCCATCGGGAATCTGTCCGAGCTGATCTTTCTTCACCTCCGGCAGAACGAGCTGTCGGGCCTGATTCCGCCGGAGCTCGGCGACTGCCATCAGCTCCAGGTTCTCGACTTGGCGGACAATGCTCTGTCCGGTGAAATCCCGGCGACGTTTGAGAAGCTCGAATCGCTCCAGCAGTTCATGCTGTACAACAACTCGCTGTCCGGCGCAGTCCCGGATGGCATGTTTGAGTGCCGGAACATCACGAGGGTGAACATCGCGCACAACCGGCTCGGCGGCAGCCTCCTGCCGCTCTGCGGGTCGGCGAGCCTGCTATCGTTCGACGCCACAAACAACTCGTTCGAGGGCGGGATCCCGGCGCAGCTCGGGCGGTCATCGTCGCTCCAGCGCGTCCGCCTCGGGAGCAACGCCCTGTCCGGGCCGATCCCGCCGTCGCTGGGCGGCATCGCCGCGCTGACGCTGCTGGATGTGTCGAACAATGCGCTCACCGGCGTCATCCCGGACGCGCTCTCCCGGTGCACGCAGCTCAGCCACATCGTCCTCAATCACAACCGGCTGTCAGGCCCCGTGCCGGCCTGGCTGGGCACGCTGCCGCAGCTGGGGGAGCTGACGCTCTCCGCCAACGAATTCACCGGCGCATTGCCGGTCCAGCTCACCAAGTGCTCCAAGCTCCTCAAGCTGTCGCTCGACGGCAACCAGATCAATGGAACGGTGCCGCCTGAAATCGGCAGGTTGGCTTCTCTCAACGTGCTGAATCTGGCGCAGAACCAGCTCTCAGGTCCGGTACCGGCGACCCTGGCAAGACTGAGCAACCTGTATGAGCTGAACTTGTCGCAGAATCACCTGTCGGGCGGGATTCCACCTGACATCGGCAAGATGCAAGAGTTGCAGAGCTTGCTGGATTTGAGCAGCAACAATCTGGTGGGCATAATCCCTGCATCGATTGGGTCTCTCTCCAAGCTGGAAGATTTGAACCTCTCTCACAATGCTCTGGTGGGAACAGTGCCGTCGCAGCTCGCCAGGATGAGCAGTTTGGTGGAGCTGGACTTGTCTAGCAATCGGCTGGATGGTAGGCTGGGGGACGAGTTCTCCCGGTGGCCGCAGGACGCCTTCTCCGGCAATGCTGCGCTCTGCGGCAGCCATCTGAGAGGCTGCGGCAGCGGCCGGTCCACGATGCACTCCGCGTCGATCGCGCTGGTGTCCGCGGCGGTGACACTGACGATTGTGCTCCTAGTGATCGTGCTTGTGCTGATGGCagtgcggcggcgcgggcggcactCCGGGGAGGTGAACTGCACGGTGTTCTCGTCGACCCAGGGCAACACGAACCGGCAGCTGATTATCAAGGGCTCGGCGCGGCGGGAGTTCCGGTGGGATGCGATCATGGAGGCGACGGCGAACTTGAGCGACCAATTCGCCGTCGGCTCCGGGGGCTCGGGGACGGTGTACAGGGCAGAACTGCCCACCGGCGAGACGGTGGCCGTGAAGAGGTTCGTGCACGTGGACAGCGACATGCTGCTGCAGGACAAGAGCTTCGCGAGGGAGGTGAAGATCCTGGGCCGGGTGCGGCACCGCCACCTGGTGAAGCTCCTCGGGTTCGTCAGCCAAAGCGACCACGGCGGCAGCATGCTCATCTACGAATACATGGAGAACGGCAGCCTGTACGAATGGCTtcacggcggcgccggcgagggcaaGAAGCGGGTGCTGAGCTGGGACGCGCGGCTCAAGGTCGCGGCGGGCCTGGTGCAGGGCGTGGAGTACCTCCACCACGACTGCGTGCCGCGGGTGGTGCACAGGGACATCAAGTCCAGCAACGTTCTCCTGGACGGCGACATGGAGGCGCACCTCGGCGACTTCGGCCTGGCCAAGGCCATCGCCGAGAACCGCAACGGCGGCAAGGAGTGCACCGAGTCGGCCTCTCTCTTCGCCGGATCATACGGCTACATGGCACCAG AGTGTGCTTACAGCCTCAAGGCGACGGAGAAGAGCGACGTCTACAGCACGGGCATCGTGCTCATGGAGCTCGTCACCGGCCTCCTGCCCACGGACAAGACCTTCGGCGGCGACGTGGACTTGGTGCGATGGGTGCAGTCCCGGGTTGACGCGCCGTCGCCGGCCAGGGACCAG